A genomic window from Candidatus Kouleothrix ribensis includes:
- the minE gene encoding cell division topological specificity factor MinE: MGFFNSLFGGKRERSSDMARDRLLTVLVHDRVKLTPDMLEQLKAELSAVIAKYVPSVEPGEIEVSLLRGESSDHLKADIPLRRTT, from the coding sequence GTGGGCTTCTTCAATTCACTCTTTGGTGGCAAGCGCGAGCGTAGCTCGGATATGGCCCGTGATCGCCTGCTGACTGTGCTGGTACACGACCGCGTGAAGCTGACGCCTGATATGCTCGAGCAGCTGAAGGCCGAGCTTTCGGCGGTGATTGCCAAGTATGTGCCCTCGGTCGAGCCTGGCGAGATTGAGGTGTCGCTCCTGCGCGGCGAGTCGAGCGATCATCTGAAGGCCGACATCCCACTGCGGCGAACAACATGA
- the minD gene encoding septum site-determining protein MinD, with translation MSRVITITSGKGGVGKTTTTANLGTALAMQGLRVAVVDADIGLRNLDVVLGLENRIVYDLVDVVEGRCRLRQALIKDKHFPDLCLLPAAQTRDKDAVSPDDMIALANQLRTEFDYVLFDSPAGIEGGFRNAIAGADEVLIVTTPEVSAVRDADRIIGLVEAFEKGHPRLILNRLKPRMVNRGEMMSVEDVLQILAVDLIGVVPDDEVIVTATNRGEVAVLDRGSLAGRAFLDIARRLKGEQVPFMVLEEQQGVIDRLFNMFGRRPRGSER, from the coding sequence ATGTCGCGCGTCATCACTATCACATCCGGCAAAGGCGGGGTTGGCAAAACCACCACCACCGCCAACCTGGGCACGGCGCTGGCCATGCAAGGCCTGCGCGTGGCCGTGGTTGATGCTGATATCGGCCTGCGCAACCTCGATGTGGTGCTGGGCCTCGAGAACCGCATTGTCTACGACCTGGTCGACGTGGTCGAGGGCCGCTGCCGGCTGCGCCAGGCGCTGATCAAAGATAAGCACTTCCCCGACCTATGCCTGCTGCCGGCGGCGCAGACGCGCGACAAAGATGCGGTGTCGCCCGACGACATGATCGCGCTGGCCAACCAGCTGCGCACCGAGTTCGACTACGTGCTGTTCGATAGCCCGGCCGGCATCGAGGGCGGCTTCCGAAATGCCATCGCCGGCGCCGACGAGGTGCTGATCGTCACAACCCCCGAGGTATCGGCGGTGCGCGACGCCGACCGGATTATCGGCCTGGTTGAGGCGTTTGAGAAGGGCCACCCACGCCTGATCCTCAACCGCCTGAAGCCGCGTATGGTCAACCGCGGCGAGATGATGAGCGTCGAGGATGTGCTGCAGATCCTGGCGGTCGACCTGATCGGCGTAGTGCCCGACGATGAGGTGATCGTCACGGCCACTAATCGCGGCGAGGTGGCCGTGCTCGATCGCGGATCGCTGGCCGGCCGGGCATTCCTCGACATCGCGCGCCGGCTAAAGGGTGAGCAGGTGCCGTTCATGGTGCTGGAAGAGCAGCAGGGTGTGATCGACCGGCTGTTCAACATGTTTGGGCGCCGCCCGCGCGGTAGCGAGCGCTGA
- a CDS encoding peptidoglycan glycosyltransferase gives MNRLILPKLIVLLVLVALIGRLYQLQIVPDEADRYRDSTRTRTMRYLPVRPMRGEIFAADGTTLLAESVPIYTVSIRPADLPSAISAPAARDEVFSRLSQLLGISNTLTISPALALDQDTVLRNDLTQGLGSQVLAAAQRFAYQPPATLILAPDQRPAAAALVERERPTMSFAPPRQGRATTPSPDLVPITTSTGTVISTTSTLVISPAASLDTRPELRSAIVQALGQPAADAIVRPAPTAWVELTVPPVATRNALTLSAAYTQTLRLANPIADRVARANVPGYQTVPIKQDIPRELALVLRENAPSLPGVLIEQDFRRRYPLSGEIQSFSHLLGYINRVEECDLVRQNSARSWVGSLLESIGHAEECGLVTKQIRPDQLGIPRYLADQDRIGKDGLEASYEAELRGQLGWNSLLVDAAGRPVRAPDVVQPARDGNNLILTIDVPFQRNVEQILRNWIDISEQRRQSQSGAFAFKRDYKPIRSGVAIAMEVKTGRILAMASWPSYDNNIWGDPQRTSELQALLDLKNPDNRRLTPLLNRAVQLQYPPGSTLKQFDALVALQQGVITPQTIVHDPGTLVVENRFAPGVTQTYRNAGSRGYGDINVSDALLHSSNIFFMSVVGGNKQQVINLQDDQKNIPDGLNDKRFAQGMALFGLGQKTGVKLAGELPGRVPTPAWKQKVKLEAWTTGDLYNAAIGQGDLEVTPLQLINGSVAVANGGTLFRPQIVKAITDTRGKLVREVAPEPLRTIAIDPAYYDVVRQGMRRSVTEGVNRAARDECSGLQIAGKTGTAEFGPEITLPLLNGKPRLPVRQSHSWFVGFAPYDNPQIEVLVLVEGSGDMNDGSATIAVPAVTQIMQAYFKLAPPNPLPRGCQTDLPPLPGSPAPTLAAQPPAATR, from the coding sequence ATGAATAGACTGATCCTGCCAAAGCTGATAGTTCTGCTGGTGCTGGTGGCGCTGATTGGCCGGCTGTACCAGCTGCAGATCGTTCCCGATGAGGCCGATCGCTACCGCGACTCGACGCGCACGCGCACCATGCGCTACCTGCCGGTACGGCCGATGCGCGGCGAGATCTTTGCGGCCGACGGCACGACCCTGCTGGCCGAGAGTGTGCCGATCTACACGGTGTCGATCCGCCCGGCCGATCTGCCCTCGGCGATCAGCGCGCCGGCTGCCCGCGACGAGGTGTTCAGCCGCCTGAGCCAGCTGCTGGGCATCTCGAACACGCTGACGATCTCGCCGGCACTGGCGCTCGACCAGGATACCGTGCTGCGCAACGACCTGACTCAGGGCCTGGGCAGCCAGGTGCTCGCGGCGGCCCAGCGCTTCGCCTACCAACCACCGGCCACGCTGATACTCGCACCCGATCAGCGCCCGGCTGCGGCCGCACTGGTCGAGCGTGAGCGCCCGACTATGAGCTTCGCGCCGCCGCGCCAGGGCCGCGCCACCACGCCATCCCCCGACCTTGTGCCGATCACAACCTCTACCGGCACGGTGATCAGCACCACCAGCACGCTGGTGATCTCGCCGGCAGCCAGCCTCGACACGCGGCCGGAGCTGCGCAGCGCCATCGTGCAGGCGCTGGGCCAGCCGGCGGCTGATGCGATCGTGCGCCCCGCGCCAACTGCCTGGGTCGAGCTGACCGTGCCGCCGGTAGCGACCCGTAACGCGCTGACGCTGAGCGCGGCCTACACCCAGACGCTGCGCCTGGCCAACCCGATCGCTGATCGCGTGGCGCGTGCGAATGTGCCGGGCTACCAGACCGTACCAATCAAACAGGATATCCCGCGCGAGCTGGCGCTGGTGCTGCGCGAGAACGCGCCGAGCCTGCCGGGTGTGCTGATCGAGCAGGACTTCCGGCGGCGCTACCCGCTCAGCGGCGAAATTCAGTCGTTCTCGCACCTGCTCGGCTATATCAACCGGGTCGAGGAGTGCGACCTGGTGCGCCAGAATAGTGCGCGCTCGTGGGTCGGCAGCTTGCTCGAGTCGATCGGCCATGCCGAGGAGTGCGGGCTGGTCACCAAGCAGATCCGCCCCGATCAGCTCGGCATCCCACGCTACCTGGCCGATCAGGATCGCATTGGGAAAGACGGGCTCGAGGCCAGCTACGAGGCCGAGTTGCGCGGGCAGCTCGGCTGGAACAGCCTGCTGGTCGATGCCGCTGGCCGCCCGGTGCGCGCCCCCGACGTGGTGCAGCCCGCGCGTGACGGCAACAACCTGATCCTGACGATCGACGTGCCGTTTCAGCGCAACGTCGAGCAGATCCTGCGCAACTGGATCGACATCAGCGAGCAGCGCCGCCAGAGCCAGAGCGGGGCGTTCGCCTTCAAGCGCGATTACAAGCCGATCCGCTCGGGCGTGGCGATTGCCATGGAAGTCAAGACCGGGCGCATCCTGGCGATGGCCAGCTGGCCATCGTACGATAATAATATCTGGGGCGACCCGCAGCGCACCAGCGAGCTACAGGCGCTGCTCGACCTGAAGAACCCCGATAACCGCCGGCTCACCCCGCTGCTGAACCGCGCGGTGCAGCTGCAATACCCGCCCGGCTCGACGCTCAAGCAGTTCGACGCGCTGGTGGCACTTCAGCAGGGCGTGATTACCCCGCAGACGATCGTCCACGATCCTGGCACGCTGGTGGTCGAGAACCGCTTCGCGCCAGGTGTGACTCAGACCTACCGCAACGCCGGGTCGCGCGGCTATGGCGATATCAACGTCTCCGACGCGCTGCTGCACTCGTCGAACATCTTCTTCATGTCGGTGGTCGGCGGCAATAAGCAGCAGGTCATCAATCTGCAAGACGACCAGAAGAACATCCCCGATGGGCTGAACGACAAGCGTTTCGCCCAGGGTATGGCCTTATTCGGCCTGGGCCAGAAGACCGGTGTGAAGCTGGCGGGCGAGCTGCCCGGCCGCGTGCCGACCCCGGCATGGAAGCAGAAGGTCAAGCTCGAGGCCTGGACCACCGGCGACCTGTACAATGCCGCGATCGGCCAGGGCGACCTCGAGGTCACGCCGCTTCAGCTGATCAACGGCAGCGTGGCGGTGGCGAACGGCGGCACGCTCTTCCGCCCGCAGATCGTGAAGGCGATCACCGACACGCGCGGCAAGCTGGTGCGCGAGGTGGCGCCCGAGCCGCTGCGCACGATTGCGATCGACCCGGCCTACTACGATGTGGTGCGCCAGGGCATGCGCCGCTCGGTCACCGAGGGCGTGAATCGGGCGGCGCGCGATGAGTGCTCGGGGCTGCAGATCGCCGGCAAGACCGGCACGGCCGAGTTTGGGCCCGAGATCACCCTGCCGCTGCTGAACGGTAAGCCGCGCCTGCCCGTGCGCCAGAGCCATTCCTGGTTCGTCGGCTTCGCGCCATACGACAACCCGCAGATCGAGGTGCTGGTGCTGGTCGAGGGTTCGGGCGACATGAACGACGGCTCGGCCACAATTGCGGTGCCGGCAGTGACTCAGATCATGCAGGCGTATTTCAAGCTGGCCCCGCCCAACCCGCTGCCGCGCGGCTGCCAGACCGACCTGCCGCCGCTGCCGGGCAGCCCCGCACCTACGCTCGCCGCGCAGCCGCCTGCGGCCACGCGCTAA
- a CDS encoding AI-2E family transporter: MSVEPKLIRLSPTAKFVVVGLVALLCLVLIWAAQSIMAPFIGAAITAYLFNPLIGWLSRRTRIGRAVWIVVLYIMVGVLIYALVRTIGPLLATQYGDMVAQIPAMRDQVERLIFANQIWDLGGVTLDLREFEKPIYTFFTDLATTLPSTVPHLVVTALESVVLFVTYLIVTFYLLLQAEQITNWMYELVPAPYRVEIRTLGRQVDATLNGYVRGTLLLIPIMSVLTYIVLSILNIRYALVIAIASGVLEIIPLIGPWSAAGLAMSVAFLQPTAPFGWSHVLLAAVVGVSYFILRMAEDNFVIPQVMGLAVHLHPILVLFAILAGGAIAGPFGLLVGIPVVAVARLLLRFLYRKLIDAPQPQLPDSHDPPQTLAQPLKVPPPALVPRQLRKRRS, from the coding sequence GTGAGTGTCGAACCGAAGCTGATCCGGCTCTCGCCAACCGCCAAGTTCGTGGTGGTGGGTCTGGTTGCCCTGCTGTGCCTTGTGCTGATCTGGGCAGCCCAATCGATCATGGCGCCGTTCATTGGCGCGGCGATCACCGCCTACCTGTTCAACCCGCTGATCGGCTGGCTCAGCCGGCGCACTCGCATCGGCCGCGCGGTGTGGATCGTTGTGCTGTACATCATGGTCGGGGTGCTGATCTACGCGCTGGTGCGCACGATCGGCCCGCTGCTGGCCACCCAGTATGGCGATATGGTCGCACAGATCCCGGCCATGCGCGATCAGGTCGAGCGGCTGATCTTCGCGAACCAGATCTGGGATCTCGGCGGGGTGACGCTCGACCTGCGCGAGTTCGAGAAGCCGATCTATACCTTCTTTACCGACCTTGCGACGACCTTGCCATCGACGGTGCCGCATCTGGTGGTGACGGCGCTCGAGAGCGTGGTGCTGTTTGTTACATACCTGATCGTGACCTTCTACCTGCTGCTGCAGGCCGAGCAGATCACCAACTGGATGTACGAGCTGGTGCCGGCGCCCTACCGCGTCGAGATCCGCACGCTGGGCAGGCAGGTCGATGCGACGCTGAACGGCTATGTGCGCGGCACGCTGCTGCTCATCCCGATCATGTCGGTGCTGACGTATATTGTGCTGTCGATCTTGAATATTCGCTATGCGCTGGTGATCGCAATTGCCAGCGGCGTGCTCGAGATCATCCCGCTGATTGGGCCGTGGTCGGCGGCGGGGCTGGCTATGTCGGTGGCATTCCTACAGCCGACTGCGCCATTTGGTTGGAGCCACGTGCTGCTTGCGGCGGTGGTCGGAGTGTCGTATTTCATCCTGCGTATGGCCGAAGATAACTTCGTGATCCCGCAGGTGATGGGCCTGGCAGTTCATCTACACCCGATCCTGGTGCTGTTCGCGATCCTGGCCGGCGGCGCAATCGCCGGGCCGTTCGGCTTGCTGGTTGGCATCCCGGTGGTGGCGGTGGCGCGGCTGCTGCTGCGCTTCTTATACCGCAAGCTGATCGACGCGCCCCAGCCGCAGCTGCCCGACTCGCACGACCCGCCACAGACGCTGGCGCAGCCGCTCAAGGTGCCGCCGCCGGCGCTGGTGCCGCGCCAGCTACGCAAGCGCCGCTCCTAG
- a CDS encoding rod shape-determining protein translates to MFGAFSRDLGIDLGTANTLVHVRGKGIVISEPSVVAIDKKTKEVKAVGAEAKAMVGKTPANIIAVRPLKDGVIADFDVVEKMITHFIKKAHDRSFGVISPRPRVVVGVPSGVTQVEMRAARDAALNANARDAYVVEEPMAAAIGAGLPVDEPMGSMIVDIGGGTTEVAVISLGGIVINHSIRTAGDEIDEAIVNFARREYNLLIGERMAEKVKIAAGSAYPLEDEIKVVLRGRDLLTGLPKAVEVSSVELREGISSPVNTIVAEVRAALEETPPELVADIMEHGIMLAGGGALLHGLDRRIAAETKMPVHIAEDPLSCVARGAGKMVEEFHNPIYRDILNSTQRTRRIRYK, encoded by the coding sequence TTGTTTGGTGCTTTCAGCCGCGATCTGGGCATTGATCTTGGTACCGCGAACACGCTGGTGCATGTGCGCGGGAAGGGTATTGTGATCAGCGAGCCGTCGGTCGTCGCGATCGACAAGAAGACCAAAGAGGTCAAGGCGGTAGGCGCCGAGGCTAAGGCGATGGTCGGTAAGACCCCGGCAAATATCATCGCCGTGCGCCCGCTCAAAGACGGCGTGATCGCCGATTTTGACGTGGTCGAGAAGATGATCACGCACTTCATCAAGAAGGCCCACGATCGCTCGTTCGGCGTGATCTCGCCGCGCCCGCGCGTGGTGGTGGGCGTGCCCTCGGGTGTGACACAGGTCGAGATGCGCGCCGCGCGCGATGCCGCGCTCAATGCCAACGCCCGCGATGCCTATGTCGTCGAGGAGCCGATGGCTGCGGCGATCGGCGCCGGCCTGCCCGTCGATGAGCCGATGGGTTCGATGATCGTCGATATCGGCGGCGGCACCACCGAGGTGGCCGTGATCTCGCTCGGCGGGATCGTGATCAACCACTCGATCCGTACTGCCGGCGACGAGATCGACGAGGCGATCGTTAATTTCGCACGCCGCGAGTACAACCTGCTGATCGGCGAGCGTATGGCCGAGAAGGTCAAGATCGCCGCCGGCAGCGCCTACCCGCTCGAGGACGAGATCAAGGTGGTGTTGCGCGGGCGCGATCTGCTGACCGGCCTGCCCAAGGCGGTCGAGGTGTCGAGCGTCGAGCTACGCGAGGGCATCTCGAGCCCGGTCAATACGATCGTCGCCGAGGTGCGCGCGGCGCTCGAAGAGACACCGCCCGAGCTGGTGGCCGATATTATGGAACATGGGATCATGCTGGCCGGCGGCGGCGCGCTGCTGCACGGCCTCGATCGGCGCATCGCTGCTGAGACTAAGATGCCTGTGCATATTGCCGAAGACCCGCTCTCGTGCGTGGCTCGCGGCGCCGGCAAGATGGTCGAGGAGTTCCATAACCCGATCTACCGCGATATCCTGAATAGCACCCAGCGCACCCGGCGCATTCGCTACAAGTGA
- a CDS encoding AAA family ATPase — protein sequence MPKREDIEQTIATIEARRAVLGDALTDAAIAPLRQQLASLDEQRKLVTVLFADMVGFTATAESMDPEDVRDLIRAYFGRLSAAIIRHGGWIEKFIGDAVMAVFGIPTAHERDPERAIRAALDMHQSLAELNAELEHERGMRLSMRIGINTGPVVVSYLGGRQGEDFSVVGDTVNLASRLEHAAPVGGILISHAVYRHVRGLFDVQPLPPLVVKGKPDPLQVYEVRGARPRSYESSGRGVQGLATQLIGRAADLAYLRTALAGAQQQRRSRMITIVGEAGVGKSRLLEALIESIDQSPAQIWLFRGRAGQEPGRRPYALIRDMLAFRFQIQDSDRAAEARQKLEQGMITFIGPAGAELAPFIGHLIGFDFSASPHLHGILDNARQLRDRAFHYLAQLFAAATEDHPALICLEDLHWADDGSLDAIEYLARACEQLPALFVVLARPALFDRRPGWGTEVPAHTRMALRPLNEAESRHMLAQILNQGAQIPAALTELVVGRSEGNPFYLEELVKMLIEDGVIVASAEGWRVEMARLAEAQVPPTLTGVLQARIDALPPDERATLQRASVIGRVFWDAAAERLASDGRAGRGGARTPREMRATRDIASIMRTLADLEGLRAKGLTIRHPTSSFAGTQEYLFKHALLHQVTYDSVLRRQRRQYHTHAGEWLIERSGERVGEYAGLIGEHFERAGARARAADWYARAAKQAQAIYASDVAIDFYRKVLALLPAGHDRDVAESLRRAAAYEGLGEMLLWRGRYAEAAGGYAAMRDAAATAGDAIAQARAWYGLAEVRERQGDFASALDSARHVERLAQAAGAHTELAMALLLQGWCQFQLGMTQAALELGEAALLQATEHDALRELARGLNLVGVIRRASGDFARAAAAMHGALELHGDLGDRLRVGGTLNNLGMTAEARGDLAAAGRYYHEALTIAREIKDPELELLALRHLGAVQARLGAAADGEAHLRQALRIAEAVGWPELAPIYCGLAEAHLAQADCIAALAAIQQAFDLAGTPPDRPALGLAWRLLGQIIARPAGHAAQRALPLQLPNPPPQIDARACFGVSVKIFAELALPAERARSLRALARYEIEQGDRPRGAALWREVRTVLARLGCDGDVAQMDAEGSP from the coding sequence ATGCCCAAACGCGAAGACATCGAGCAGACGATCGCGACAATCGAGGCGCGCCGGGCCGTGCTGGGCGACGCGCTGACCGATGCGGCAATCGCCCCGCTGCGCCAGCAGCTGGCCTCACTCGATGAGCAGCGCAAGCTCGTGACGGTGCTGTTCGCCGATATGGTCGGTTTCACCGCCACCGCCGAGAGTATGGATCCCGAAGATGTGCGTGATCTCATCCGCGCCTACTTTGGCCGGCTGTCTGCCGCGATCATCCGCCACGGCGGCTGGATCGAGAAGTTCATCGGCGACGCGGTGATGGCAGTGTTTGGCATCCCTACCGCGCACGAGCGCGACCCCGAGCGCGCCATTCGCGCCGCGCTCGATATGCACCAGTCGCTGGCCGAGCTGAACGCGGAGCTCGAGCACGAACGCGGCATGCGCCTGTCTATGCGTATCGGTATCAATACTGGGCCGGTGGTGGTAAGCTACCTGGGCGGCCGCCAGGGCGAAGACTTCTCAGTCGTTGGCGATACGGTGAACCTGGCCAGCCGGCTCGAGCACGCCGCGCCTGTGGGCGGCATTCTGATCTCGCACGCAGTGTACCGGCACGTCCGCGGCCTGTTCGATGTGCAGCCGCTGCCGCCGCTGGTGGTGAAGGGCAAACCCGATCCCCTGCAGGTCTACGAGGTGCGCGGCGCCCGCCCACGCAGCTACGAGTCGAGCGGCCGCGGCGTGCAGGGCCTGGCTACCCAGCTGATCGGGCGCGCGGCCGACCTGGCCTACCTGCGCACGGCGTTGGCCGGCGCTCAGCAGCAGCGGCGCTCCCGCATGATCACGATCGTGGGCGAGGCCGGCGTGGGCAAGTCGCGCCTGCTCGAGGCGCTGATCGAGTCGATCGACCAATCGCCCGCGCAGATCTGGCTGTTTCGCGGCCGGGCCGGCCAGGAGCCGGGCCGGCGGCCGTACGCACTGATCCGCGACATGCTGGCGTTCCGCTTTCAGATCCAGGATAGCGACCGCGCGGCCGAGGCGCGCCAGAAGCTTGAACAGGGCATGATCACATTTATCGGCCCGGCCGGCGCCGAGCTTGCGCCGTTCATCGGCCACCTGATCGGCTTCGACTTCTCGGCCAGCCCGCATTTGCACGGCATCCTCGATAACGCGCGCCAGCTGCGCGATCGGGCCTTCCACTACCTGGCGCAGCTCTTTGCCGCTGCCACCGAGGATCACCCCGCGCTGATCTGCCTTGAGGATCTGCACTGGGCCGATGATGGCTCGCTTGACGCGATCGAGTACCTGGCGCGCGCCTGCGAGCAACTGCCCGCGCTGTTCGTCGTGCTGGCGCGCCCGGCGCTGTTTGATCGCCGGCCCGGCTGGGGCACCGAGGTGCCGGCCCACACGCGTATGGCGCTGCGCCCGCTCAACGAGGCCGAGAGCCGGCATATGCTGGCCCAGATTCTCAACCAGGGCGCCCAGATTCCGGCCGCGCTGACCGAGCTGGTGGTTGGCCGATCGGAGGGCAACCCATTCTATCTCGAAGAGCTGGTCAAGATGCTGATCGAGGATGGCGTGATCGTAGCATCGGCCGAGGGCTGGCGTGTCGAGATGGCGCGGCTGGCCGAGGCGCAGGTGCCGCCAACGCTGACCGGCGTGCTCCAGGCGCGTATCGATGCCCTGCCGCCCGACGAGCGCGCGACGCTCCAGCGCGCCTCGGTGATCGGGCGCGTGTTCTGGGATGCCGCCGCCGAGCGGTTGGCCTCCGACGGCCGGGCCGGGCGCGGGGGGGCGCGTACGCCGCGCGAGATGCGGGCCACGCGCGATATCGCCAGCATCATGCGCACACTGGCCGATCTCGAGGGCCTGCGCGCCAAAGGGCTGACGATCAGGCACCCCACCTCGTCGTTTGCCGGCACACAGGAATACCTGTTCAAGCACGCGCTGCTGCACCAGGTGACCTACGATAGCGTGCTGCGGCGCCAGCGTCGCCAGTATCACACCCACGCCGGCGAGTGGCTGATCGAGCGTAGCGGCGAGCGGGTGGGCGAGTATGCCGGTCTGATCGGCGAGCATTTCGAGCGTGCCGGCGCGCGTGCCCGTGCTGCCGACTGGTATGCCCGTGCGGCGAAGCAGGCCCAGGCGATCTACGCTTCCGATGTGGCGATCGATTTCTATCGCAAGGTGCTGGCGCTCTTACCGGCGGGCCACGACCGCGATGTGGCCGAGTCGCTGCGCCGTGCGGCTGCCTACGAGGGCCTTGGCGAGATGCTGCTGTGGCGGGGCCGCTATGCCGAGGCGGCCGGCGGGTATGCCGCTATGCGCGATGCCGCCGCCACGGCCGGCGACGCGATTGCCCAGGCGCGCGCCTGGTATGGCCTGGCGGAGGTGCGCGAGCGTCAGGGCGATTTCGCCAGCGCGCTCGACAGTGCCAGGCATGTCGAACGGCTGGCCCAGGCGGCCGGCGCGCACACCGAGCTGGCTATGGCGCTGCTGCTGCAGGGATGGTGCCAGTTTCAGCTTGGCATGACTCAGGCCGCGCTCGAGCTGGGCGAGGCGGCGCTCTTGCAGGCCACCGAGCACGATGCGCTGCGCGAGCTGGCGCGCGGCCTCAACCTGGTGGGTGTGATCCGGCGGGCCAGTGGCGACTTTGCGCGTGCCGCCGCAGCAATGCACGGGGCGCTCGAGCTGCACGGCGATCTGGGCGACCGGCTGCGCGTAGGCGGGACGCTCAATAACCTGGGGATGACTGCCGAGGCGCGCGGCGATCTGGCGGCTGCCGGTAGGTACTACCACGAGGCGCTGACGATCGCGCGCGAGATCAAGGACCCCGAGCTCGAGCTGCTGGCGCTGCGCCACCTGGGCGCGGTGCAGGCGCGCCTGGGCGCCGCAGCCGACGGCGAGGCACACTTGCGCCAGGCCTTGCGGATCGCCGAGGCGGTGGGCTGGCCCGAGCTGGCCCCGATCTACTGTGGCCTGGCCGAAGCCCACCTGGCGCAGGCCGATTGTATCGCCGCGCTGGCGGCCATCCAGCAGGCCTTCGACCTGGCCGGCACCCCGCCCGACCGGCCGGCGCTGGGGTTGGCCTGGCGCCTGCTGGGCCAGATCATCGCCCGGCCCGCCGGGCACGCGGCCCAGCGCGCGCTGCCGCTGCAGCTGCCCAACCCGCCGCCCCAGATCGATGCGCGCGCCTGCTTTGGTGTGAGTGTGAAGATCTTCGCCGAGCTGGCGCTGCCGGCCGAGCGCGCGCGCAGCCTGCGCGCGCTGGCGCGCTACGAGATCGAGCAGGGCGACCGCCCGCGCGGCGCGGCGCTCTGGCGCGAGGTGCGCACCGTGCTCGCGCGGCTTGGCTGCGACGGCGACGTGGCTCAGATGGATGCGGAGGGCAGCCCGTAG
- a CDS encoding rod shape-determining protein MreC has protein sequence MRDSARNRSMRLPRSSPYRSLTLVVALIVLAVLLLTLDQGGLLGSFRSQVQTLLTPLLTPLRRVGDSLSGAGSSLGDVQQLRDRVAQLEQANSRLSAENIQVQELKLRLAQLETQLRIEQERPWQLLGADVSARSPDGGRRLLMLNAGADRGVKPGMAVLGQEGGSPPALIGVVETVGPRSASVLLITDYNSSVSAQVYHQGVIATGVVQGQWQVGSRLKLESIDRAQPLVDGDVVFTAGLTAQFDAELPRAAILKDIPIGTVEQIQVDGHNQSAGVRPFVDPERVTHAWVLLSHDE, from the coding sequence ATGCGTGACTCCGCTCGTAACCGTTCGATGCGGCTCCCCCGCTCGTCGCCCTACCGCTCGCTGACACTCGTGGTCGCGCTGATCGTGCTGGCAGTCTTGCTGCTGACACTCGATCAGGGCGGCTTGCTTGGCTCGTTCCGCAGCCAGGTGCAGACGCTGCTGACGCCGCTGCTGACGCCGCTGCGCCGCGTCGGCGATAGCCTGAGCGGTGCGGGTAGCAGCCTGGGCGATGTGCAGCAGCTGCGCGACCGCGTCGCGCAGCTCGAGCAAGCGAACAGCCGCCTCAGTGCCGAAAATATCCAGGTGCAAGAGCTTAAGCTGCGCCTGGCACAGCTCGAGACTCAGCTGCGCATCGAGCAGGAGCGCCCCTGGCAGCTGCTTGGCGCAGATGTGAGTGCGCGCTCGCCCGATGGCGGCCGGCGCTTGCTGATGCTGAACGCCGGCGCCGATCGTGGCGTTAAGCCCGGCATGGCGGTGCTTGGCCAGGAAGGCGGCAGCCCGCCCGCGCTGATCGGCGTGGTCGAGACGGTCGGGCCGCGCAGCGCCAGCGTGCTGCTGATCACCGACTATAACAGCTCGGTCAGCGCGCAAGTCTACCACCAGGGCGTTATCGCCACCGGCGTGGTCCAGGGCCAGTGGCAGGTCGGCTCGCGCTTGAAGCTTGAGTCGATCGACCGGGCCCAGCCGCTGGTAGATGGCGATGTTGTGTTCACGGCCGGGCTGACTGCCCAGTTCGATGCTGAGCTACCGCGCGCCGCGATCTTGAAAGATATCCCGATCGGCACGGTTGAGCAGATCCAGGTCGACGGCCATAACCAGTCGGCCGGCGTGCGGCCGTTCGTCGACCCCGAGCGAGTGACACATGCATGGGTGCTGCTCAGCCACGACGAATAG
- the minC gene encoding septum site-determining protein MinC, with amino-acid sequence MTNLIAIKGSKDGLRLQLDELAAWDEVVSALRGQFGQGANFFHGAQIIVDIGDRALTEAQLAALLDLMKQHGVRPESLASTTRESRTAARAVGLVARPLVRAPEAEERSEAGFIARTVRSGQVLRHHGHVTVLGDVNAGGEIIAGGNVIVWGRLRGTVHAGALGDRAAMIGALELAPTQLRIADVIARSPEGGANSYAEVAFVENGQINVEAWDAYRR; translated from the coding sequence ATGACAAACCTGATCGCGATCAAGGGCAGCAAAGATGGTCTACGGCTCCAGCTCGATGAGCTAGCAGCCTGGGACGAAGTAGTAAGTGCGCTCCGTGGGCAATTTGGCCAGGGGGCGAACTTTTTTCATGGGGCGCAGATTATTGTCGACATTGGTGATCGAGCGCTGACCGAGGCCCAGCTGGCCGCGCTGCTCGATCTGATGAAGCAGCATGGCGTGCGCCCCGAGTCGTTGGCCTCGACCACGCGCGAGAGCCGCACGGCCGCCAGGGCGGTGGGGCTGGTGGCCCGGCCGCTGGTGCGCGCCCCCGAGGCCGAAGAGCGCAGCGAGGCCGGGTTCATCGCGCGCACGGTGCGCTCGGGCCAGGTGCTGCGCCACCATGGCCACGTGACCGTGCTGGGCGATGTGAATGCCGGCGGCGAGATCATCGCCGGCGGCAATGTGATCGTCTGGGGCCGGCTGCGCGGCACGGTGCATGCCGGCGCGCTCGGCGATCGGGCCGCGATGATCGGCGCGCTCGAGCTGGCGCCAACCCAGCTGCGCATTGCCGATGTGATCGCGCGCTCGCCCGAAGGCGGCGCGAACAGCTACGCCGAGGTGGCGTTTGTCGAGAACGGCCAGATCAACGTCGAAGCATGGGATGCCTATCGTCGATAG